A section of the Deinococcus taeanensis genome encodes:
- a CDS encoding TM2 domain-containing protein: MTNPDEKTPQDPAPNAPSWVDEVLGGHSATPAAPADLRIPESTPRAAAPSWVDEVAGSAAPVTSPTAPAGPAAPSWVDDVTSPVAAAPHGPQPQPVHHVPPAPVAATVVTPPAPPRDDDWVTRATGGARNPTVPQGPATTPQTSSTGLDDMERQARQAISQFSQGVQNGDVAQKKLIAGLLAIFLGSLGVHKFYLGNTTPGLIMLGATIGGWILGVIGSFIIVGAVFFLVPMLVSLLGLVEGIIYLTKSDADFQREYVTGKKAWL, translated from the coding sequence ATGACAAACCCCGACGAGAAAACGCCTCAGGACCCCGCCCCCAACGCGCCCTCCTGGGTGGATGAGGTGTTGGGCGGCCACTCCGCCACGCCGGCCGCGCCGGCGGACCTGCGCATCCCGGAGTCCACGCCGCGCGCCGCGGCGCCCTCCTGGGTGGATGAGGTGGCCGGCAGCGCCGCTCCTGTCACGTCGCCCACCGCGCCTGCCGGGCCAGCCGCGCCGTCCTGGGTGGACGATGTGACCTCACCGGTGGCCGCCGCGCCCCACGGACCGCAGCCGCAGCCTGTGCACCACGTGCCGCCCGCACCGGTGGCCGCGACCGTCGTGACGCCCCCCGCGCCGCCCCGCGATGACGACTGGGTGACCCGCGCCACAGGTGGCGCCCGTAACCCCACCGTGCCGCAGGGTCCGGCGACCACGCCTCAGACCAGCAGCACCGGCCTGGATGACATGGAGCGGCAGGCGCGTCAGGCCATCAGCCAGTTCAGCCAGGGTGTGCAGAACGGGGACGTGGCGCAGAAGAAACTTATTGCAGGGCTGCTGGCGATCTTCCTGGGCAGCCTGGGCGTGCACAAGTTCTACCTGGGCAACACCACGCCCGGCCTGATCATGCTGGGCGCCACCATCGGCGGGTGGATCCTGGGCGTTATCGGGTCATTCATCATTGTGGGCGCCGTGTTCTTCCTCGTGCCGATGCTCGTGAGCCTGCTGGGGCTCGTCGAGGGCATCATCTACCTCACCAAGAGCGACGCGGACTTCCAGCGGGAGTACGTCACCGGCAAGAAAGCCTGGCTGTAA
- a CDS encoding methyltransferase domain-containing protein, translating into MTDDRGRMNERLFDAVAGSYDRVGFLAQAARFVARAAAVRPGERVLDVMTGTGAVAAEVAGVAGGVVGTDRSAGMLARARERLPGVTFVQADAATLPFPACSFDVAVCAAGVFFMPDMPGAAREWARVVRPGGRVVVSSFGPGLLGPLPGLWRAQLARVGLKPGAPPLGRLPTPDAVAEVLRAAGLTDVQAHLTPLTYTVADVQARWADIRAGLEGEVLRQLPPPEAAALSAAHRAELAPLFLAGALGVPLPVIVAAGRVPPSGG; encoded by the coding sequence ATGACCGACGACCGGGGACGGATGAACGAACGCCTGTTCGACGCGGTCGCCGGCTCCTACGACCGGGTGGGGTTCCTGGCGCAGGCGGCGCGGTTCGTGGCGCGCGCCGCGGCCGTGCGGCCCGGTGAGCGGGTGCTGGACGTGATGACCGGCACGGGCGCGGTGGCGGCTGAGGTGGCGGGCGTGGCGGGGGGCGTGGTGGGCACGGACCGTTCGGCAGGCATGCTGGCCCGGGCGCGCGAGCGGCTGCCTGGCGTGACGTTCGTGCAGGCAGACGCGGCCACCCTGCCCTTCCCGGCCTGCTCCTTTGACGTGGCGGTGTGCGCCGCAGGCGTGTTTTTCATGCCGGACATGCCGGGCGCCGCGCGGGAGTGGGCGCGGGTGGTGCGTCCCGGCGGGCGGGTGGTCGTGTCGTCGTTCGGACCGGGACTGCTGGGCCCCCTGCCGGGGTTGTGGCGCGCGCAGCTGGCCCGGGTGGGCCTGAAGCCGGGGGCTCCCCCCCTGGGGCGCCTGCCCACGCCGGACGCCGTCGCGGAGGTCCTGCGCGCCGCCGGTCTGACGGACGTGCAGGCTCATCTGACCCCCCTGACGTACACCGTCGCGGACGTGCAGGCCCGCTGGGCGGACATCCGCGCCGGGCTGGAAGGCGAGGTGCTGCGCCAGCTGCCGCCTCCGGAGGCCGCCGCCCTGAGCGCAGCGCACCGGGCGGAGCTGGCGCCCCTGTTCCTGGCCGGCGCTCTGGGGGTACCGCTGCCGGTGATCGTGGCTGCCGGCCGCGTTCCGCCTTCTGGGGGATGA
- a CDS encoding AAA family ATPase — protein sequence MTTFGLNLLPLLDLPRGAGVLEGLYVLAFPHPLVYTHLVKRMVLLGAESTGRGTLPRAPGEASRTARVRKYGRNVNKREKGQLTPEPPMEIARGHRALEDKAVTSPTGREWGLSDIDAATTLMWSYLLTGPAQPERHAPVAECRLHHAHVFPCGTGLPHEQDAWRTNTEVRSVQQAFIQQDLGTRGVPFTLLRGPVAQRVAQVHPALSAGLERSSHPDGPRG from the coding sequence ATGACCACGTTCGGGCTGAATCTTCTGCCGCTGCTGGATCTGCCCCGCGGCGCGGGCGTGCTCGAGGGCCTCTATGTCCTGGCGTTCCCGCACCCGCTGGTGTACACGCACCTTGTGAAACGCATGGTGCTCCTGGGCGCCGAAAGCACCGGTAGGGGTACCCTGCCGCGCGCGCCGGGTGAGGCGTCCCGCACGGCGCGGGTGAGGAAATACGGCCGGAACGTGAACAAGCGGGAGAAGGGCCAGCTCACACCGGAGCCCCCCATGGAGATCGCGCGGGGGCACCGGGCGCTGGAGGACAAGGCGGTGACCTCCCCCACCGGGCGGGAATGGGGGCTCAGCGACATTGACGCCGCTACCACCCTGATGTGGTCGTACCTTCTGACCGGCCCGGCCCAGCCGGAACGGCACGCTCCGGTCGCCGAGTGCCGCCTGCACCACGCCCACGTGTTCCCGTGCGGCACCGGCCTCCCGCACGAACAGGACGCATGGCGAACGAACACGGAGGTGCGGTCCGTGCAGCAGGCGTTCATCCAGCAGGACCTGGGTACGCGGGGCGTGCCGTTCACCCTGCTGCGCGGCCCGGTGGCGCAGCGGGTGGCGCAGGTTCACCCGGCCCTGAGCGCCGGGCTGGAGCGGTCCTCTCATCCCGACGGGCCCCGCGGATGA
- a CDS encoding nicotinate phosphoribosyltransferase has protein sequence MSTPLSDHNLILDTDSYKASHYLQYPPGTTRLFSYLESRGGRYPQTRFFGLQYLLDRYLTRRVTAEMVDEARALIEAHGEPFPYDGWMRVVNVHGGRLPLEIRAVPEGTLVPIHNVLMSVTNTDPELPWLVGWFETMLMRVWYPITVATQSYFIREIIRAALEKTSDRAAEELPFKLHDFGSRGVSSRESAGIGALAHLVNFLGSDTLEALRVARNHYDADIAAFSIPAAEHSTITSWGKEHEVDAYRNMITHFGRPGSVYAVVSDSYDLKNAINTLWGETLKAQVIASGGTLVVRPDSGDPPAMVRLAVNALAAKYGTTTNSRGYKVLNHVRVIQGDGINEQTIRQILDNLDVDGYSAENVSFGMGGALLQQVDRDTQRFAYKASAGVVNGEYRGIYKDPVTDPGKRSKDGVLDLTLDGDRMVTRAYRTFDTDFPGSLMRAVYRNGELLMRDSLDVIRTRG, from the coding sequence ATGAGCACCCCCCTGAGCGACCACAACCTCATCCTCGACACCGACTCCTACAAGGCCAGCCACTACCTGCAGTACCCCCCCGGCACCACGCGCCTGTTCTCCTACCTTGAAAGCCGCGGCGGCCGTTACCCCCAGACCCGCTTTTTCGGACTGCAGTACCTCCTCGACCGGTACCTCACACGGCGCGTCACGGCCGAGATGGTGGATGAAGCCCGCGCCCTGATTGAAGCCCACGGCGAGCCCTTTCCCTACGACGGCTGGATGCGCGTGGTCAACGTTCACGGCGGGCGCCTGCCGCTGGAAATCCGCGCCGTGCCCGAAGGCACCCTGGTGCCCATCCACAACGTCCTGATGAGCGTCACCAACACCGACCCGGAACTGCCGTGGCTGGTCGGCTGGTTCGAAACCATGCTCATGCGCGTCTGGTACCCCATCACGGTCGCCACGCAGAGCTACTTCATCCGCGAGATCATCCGCGCCGCACTGGAGAAAACCAGCGACCGCGCCGCCGAGGAACTGCCGTTCAAACTGCACGACTTCGGCTCCCGCGGCGTGAGCAGCCGCGAAAGTGCCGGGATTGGCGCTCTGGCGCACCTCGTGAACTTCCTGGGCAGCGACACCCTCGAAGCGCTGCGCGTGGCCCGCAACCACTACGACGCCGACATCGCCGCGTTCAGCATTCCCGCCGCCGAGCACAGCACCATCACCAGCTGGGGCAAGGAACACGAGGTGGACGCCTACCGCAACATGATCACGCACTTCGGCCGGCCCGGCAGCGTGTACGCGGTCGTGAGCGACTCCTACGACCTGAAAAATGCCATCAACACCCTCTGGGGCGAGACGCTCAAGGCGCAGGTCATCGCGTCGGGCGGCACGCTCGTGGTGCGCCCCGACAGTGGGGACCCCCCCGCCATGGTGCGCCTTGCCGTCAACGCCCTGGCCGCCAAGTACGGCACCACCACCAACAGCCGGGGCTACAAGGTGCTCAACCACGTCCGGGTCATCCAGGGCGACGGCATCAACGAGCAGACCATCCGCCAGATTCTCGACAACCTTGACGTGGACGGCTACAGCGCCGAGAACGTCTCATTCGGTATGGGCGGCGCCCTGCTGCAGCAGGTGGACCGCGACACGCAGCGCTTCGCCTACAAGGCCAGCGCCGGCGTGGTCAACGGCGAGTACCGCGGCATCTACAAAGACCCCGTCACCGATCCCGGCAAGCGCAGCAAGGACGGCGTGCTGGACCTCACCCTCGACGGCGACCGCATGGTGACCCGCGCCTACCGGACCTTCGACACGGACTTCCCCGGCAGCCTGATGCGCGCCGTGTACCGCAACGGCGAACTGCTCATGCGCGACAGCCTGGACGTCATCCGGACCCGCGGGTGA
- a CDS encoding G8 domain-containing protein, with protein MPAARPLHAALLLVTLLISCGTGTPTSGTPQPVATATPAPTTSTAAAQPGTRWSDPATWGGAVPTAGQTVTLPSGKRVILDVTPPDLAGLTIPAGSALEFAEQDLTLRTEWLMVHGELRIGSEHQPFTHHAEILLTNTTPAENIMGMGDRVLGVMDGTLELHGQPRLPWTRLNTTARAGSSTLTLDRAPNWQAGDRLTLTSTDFNPGQTEQVTVQRVTGTTVTLSAPLKYTHWGDPITVAGQNVNERAEVGLLTRNIVIAATSDAAQTSVGAHVMIMGTGAARIEGTEFTRVGQLNTLRRYPVHFHQLGSATTSYLRGSSVHASYNRCVVVHGTSNLRVQDNVTFDTLGHCLFLEDGDETGNTLTGNLLTRVRAPDSKKGQTPLLDSDKRPAAYWLTHPNNTVTGNVAAGVDGTGFWYALPEHPTGLAAGKTDIWNRRVPLGEFSGNTAHSGDRGLNVDQGPKADGTTEVTSYAPVTTPSDPKSAPVPATFQTFTAFKQRDHGAWLRGRNHVMLGATLADNGVGATFANDRTTLKGGLLIGETPNAGQPDSWEPTGTSGRSLPRPWDPSFPIRGFQFYDGHVTIDGATLAGFTPTASRPASGLGYLTKNAFTLTPTNNAVNLHWADNSTHVYLPDPLADKDGDKAATFLDTDGSVTGTAGLTVTGSPLLRGAPDCTARADWNASVCAGQYARLWLQDTTGGALAPVSVTGPHGRVSLTGTPSSFTNFSTTARLGAPYTLTPTGTSSHLRLGISNRQPGDTLTLTVPVSTEPSVYRDWWIDNRNRLKKVAPADLTATTGDSYAYADGQLTLKLVVQTGRDSAVLDICTTDLCK; from the coding sequence ATGCCTGCAGCCCGTCCTCTTCACGCCGCCCTGCTGCTCGTCACCCTCCTCATCAGCTGCGGTACCGGCACCCCCACTTCTGGCACCCCCCAACCGGTCGCCACCGCCACCCCAGCGCCCACCACCAGCACGGCCGCCGCCCAGCCCGGTACGCGCTGGAGCGACCCGGCCACCTGGGGAGGGGCGGTCCCCACCGCCGGCCAGACGGTCACCCTGCCCAGCGGCAAACGCGTGATCCTGGACGTCACACCGCCCGATCTCGCAGGGCTCACCATTCCAGCCGGCAGCGCCCTGGAATTCGCCGAGCAGGACCTCACCCTGCGCACCGAGTGGCTCATGGTGCACGGCGAACTGCGCATCGGCAGTGAACACCAGCCCTTCACGCACCACGCCGAGATCCTCCTGACCAACACCACCCCCGCCGAGAACATCATGGGCATGGGTGACCGCGTCCTGGGCGTCATGGACGGCACCCTGGAACTCCACGGGCAGCCCCGGCTCCCCTGGACCCGCCTGAACACCACGGCCCGCGCCGGCAGCAGCACCCTCACCCTGGACCGCGCCCCCAACTGGCAGGCCGGAGACCGCCTCACCCTGACCAGCACCGACTTCAACCCCGGCCAGACCGAACAGGTCACCGTGCAGCGCGTTACCGGTACCACCGTCACCCTCAGCGCCCCCCTGAAGTACACCCACTGGGGCGACCCCATCACCGTGGCCGGGCAGAACGTCAACGAACGCGCCGAAGTGGGCCTCCTGACCCGCAACATCGTCATCGCAGCCACCAGCGACGCCGCGCAGACCAGCGTCGGCGCTCACGTGATGATCATGGGTACAGGCGCCGCACGAATCGAAGGCACAGAATTCACCCGTGTCGGACAGCTGAACACCCTGCGCCGCTACCCCGTGCATTTTCATCAGCTGGGCAGCGCCACCACCTCGTACCTCCGCGGCAGCAGCGTCCACGCCTCCTACAACCGCTGCGTCGTCGTGCACGGCACCAGCAACCTCCGCGTGCAGGACAACGTCACCTTCGACACCCTCGGCCACTGCCTCTTCCTGGAAGACGGCGACGAGACCGGCAACACCCTCACCGGCAACCTCCTCACCCGCGTCAGGGCCCCTGACAGCAAGAAAGGCCAGACGCCCCTGCTGGACAGCGACAAACGCCCCGCCGCGTACTGGCTCACCCACCCCAACAACACCGTCACCGGCAACGTGGCTGCCGGCGTGGACGGCACCGGATTCTGGTACGCCCTGCCCGAACACCCCACCGGCCTCGCCGCAGGCAAAACCGACATCTGGAACCGCCGCGTTCCCCTGGGTGAATTCAGCGGCAACACCGCCCACAGCGGCGACCGCGGCCTGAACGTCGATCAGGGCCCCAAGGCCGACGGCACCACCGAAGTCACCTCCTACGCGCCGGTCACCACCCCCAGCGACCCGAAAAGCGCGCCGGTCCCCGCCACCTTCCAGACCTTCACCGCCTTCAAGCAGCGTGACCACGGCGCGTGGCTGCGCGGCCGCAACCACGTCATGCTTGGCGCCACCCTCGCGGACAACGGCGTGGGCGCCACCTTCGCCAACGACCGAACCACCCTCAAAGGCGGCCTGCTGATCGGCGAAACCCCGAACGCCGGACAACCGGACAGCTGGGAACCCACCGGCACCAGCGGCCGCAGCCTGCCGCGCCCCTGGGACCCCAGCTTCCCCATCCGGGGCTTCCAGTTCTACGACGGCCACGTCACCATCGACGGCGCCACCCTCGCCGGGTTCACGCCCACTGCCAGCCGACCCGCCAGCGGCCTCGGGTACCTCACGAAGAACGCCTTCACCCTGACCCCCACCAACAACGCCGTGAACCTCCACTGGGCCGATAACAGCACCCACGTGTACCTGCCCGACCCGCTCGCCGACAAGGACGGCGACAAGGCCGCCACCTTCCTCGACACGGACGGCAGCGTCACCGGCACCGCTGGCCTGACCGTCACCGGCAGCCCCCTGCTGCGCGGCGCGCCCGACTGCACCGCCCGCGCCGACTGGAACGCCAGCGTCTGCGCCGGTCAGTACGCCCGCCTGTGGCTGCAGGACACGACCGGCGGCGCCCTCGCCCCAGTCAGCGTCACTGGCCCGCACGGCCGCGTCAGCCTCACCGGCACGCCCAGCAGCTTCACGAACTTCAGCACCACCGCCCGCCTCGGCGCGCCGTACACGCTCACCCCAACCGGCACCAGCAGCCACCTGCGCCTGGGCATCAGCAACCGCCAGCCCGGCGACACCCTGACCCTCACCGTGCCCGTCAGCACCGAACCCAGCGTGTACCGCGACTGGTGGATCGACAACCGCAACCGCCTGAAGAAAGTCGCGCCGGCCGACCTGACCGCCACCACCGGCGACAGCTACGCCTACGCGGACGGACAGCTCACCCTGAAACTCGTCGTGCAGACCGGCCGCGACTCCGCCGTGCTGGACATCTGCACCACCGACCTCTGCAAATAG